CTTGATCTCAGCTGATGTACGAGCTTGGTGCTGCGAAGGCCATTTCCCTAAAAGTCTTTTTCTGCAACTCTCTGGTGGCGGGAACTTGATGCTATTGACCAACAAGCAACTGGGTGTGCTTGCGTTTCTTGTCCCGTTTGTAAGTGAGCAAGAGCATACGGTGAGCATCAAAATAAATACCAGTATGGAGAGCTGGTTGGTTCTTGCACATGTCAACAAGAGCACAACTCCCTGCGTGGCTGTTTCCTGACCGGTTAACTGACATTTCCAGAGGGACAtgtctgggcagcagcaggctgctcttGCTCCGTTGCTGTGGTTACAGCCCAGCAACAGTTGCCAGGGCGCAGGGAGCTCAGCTCCGTGTTGTGGTTACAGCCCTGTGACAATTATGATGACATAGGTCCCAAGGCTCCATTGGCTTGGCCACAGCTCCGTGAGCGTTGCAGCAGGCAGTAGAACTGCAGTGGCTGCTACATACACAGTGGGGCTGGAGagccaaggcagcaggagcagcatcaTGCTGGGCCAGAAGCCAAACCTCAGCAAGCGCATCCGTGAGATGCGGGCCAGCATAGCCCTGCAAGGTGCTGCCCCGCTGGCTTTGCATTATGGACTGGGCCAAGTAGGGGGCTTTTGGTCCCCACATCATCCTGCACGGTACCAACAGCCCCTCAATGTCCTGCAGGGCTAGCGAGGACGTTTTACTCCaagtcagaggaagaaaagttaaATCAGAACTGGGAGCTGCTTCCCCAGCTGCGAGAAGCGGTGCAGGAGGACACCCATGTCCTGGGCCGTGTGCGGAAGGTACCAGCAGGTCCCATTTGCTGACTCCGTGACTGTggctctgctggagctgcagagccagcttcTCCACTGGTCCTCTCcgggagcaggaagagcagggcagcaggagagcaggaggctgggacCATCCCCAGGCTGGCAGTGATGTGCTCTCTGTTCTTCTGTCCACAGCATGAGCTCACCCTCTCTGAGGCTTGCGGAGCGGAGCAGCCCTTGTGCAATGCTTTGGCCAGTAAGACGGTGGAGGTAATAGCAGAGTCTAGCAGGCACAGGCTGCTTTCAGCTGGCTGGGGTTCAGGGGATGCTCAGAAGAACCGGTTGTAGGGAACAGGGACCTGGTGCCAGCACCAGGACAGCCCCACAGGGCTCGTGCAGTGAGACACAGGGTGTTCATGAGTGGTCCTGTGGGACCCTTTGCACTGCAGGACCCATCAGTGTCCTCCATTAGCTCCCTGAGCGGGTCCTTTGCCGCAGCAGAGCTCCTGTCCCGCCAAGGGAGTGACTAGGTTCCAGCATCACCAGCTGTGCCTTGCAAAGAGTTTTGCAGGCAGGACCCCTTCTCCCGTGGGTGCCCAGCGAGCCCTGTCTCCAGCCTGGCAAATGCTCACATCCCATGCAGGTGGCCCAGGAGAAGCTGCGGGCCGAAATCTATGGCCGGGTGAACACGTGCAACATGCTGCTGTACCAGGTGAAGCAGCGGAGCCGGgccaaggagcagctgcagaggcggctgcagcagctgcaggatgtgCGGATGGACGAgaagcagcaccaggcacaggtCCCAGGGCCCCTTGCTGGGGTGAAGGCACCCATGGCGGGGTTCAGTCTaccctgcagccctgggtggGTGCCCGTCTCAGCACATGGGCTCACCCCTTGTCCCCAACCATCTCTGCCCCAGGTGGTTCGTACGCTGGAGAGCAGCATTGAGAAGACGCAGACAAAAGTCCACGCTGGGCAGAAGGTGACTGCCCTGTACGTGGCGGTGCGGGATGCCCTGAGGAAGGTGAGCTCATCCTCACTGCGCCATGGTCTCAGCCGCTCCCCCTGCAAAGGCCCTGAAGTGcccaaggggctgtgctggtgggacaccctcctgcaggagctcctcctgctcccccccatcttctgtcccagcacagggcaccCCTGGGACTCAGTGGGCTGTGGCTCCCCATGTCCCAGGAGCTGGCCCACCTGCCTCTGCACCTGGACGTGCTGAGTGAGACGGCCGAGCTGCAGCACGGGGAGGTGGAAGACATGGAGCTCAGGGCCTCGCATGGTCTCAGAGCTGCTCGTGTAGCCAAGGTGAGACGGTCCAGTGCACCTCAGGGTGCTTTCCTGCCCTCCAGAGCCCACAGGTGGCACCAGGTGCCCAGGCTGCTGAGTCTTCCTTCGAGGAAAAGCAAGACTGAGCTTGGcttccccacagcacccagatGCCTCCCTAGCTCCTTCCATGTCTGGCTCTTGGGCCAGGCTGCCCTGAGCTGGGGACAGCTGCCTGAAGCACTGGCCATGGGGAAGGTGGCATTCTCCATTCTCTAGCTGTCCTTGCTCAGTTTCCTTCCGGGGCTGTTTACTCGGGGTAGGGGGTGGCATTCTTGGTGCTGGCCATGCCCATGTTAGAAGCCCACAGAGGCCCATTGTAGCTTTGGGAGCcacttcttttctgctctgctctggtccAGGAGCACAAGGCCAGGATGGAAGCCCAGTTCCATGCCGAGAGAGAGCTCAGGGCCCGCACCCTGGCTGCTCGGAAAGTGCCCGTAGACAGACGCTGGctcaaggaagcagaagaaaggcttcTGAAAGCGGTGAGCTGGGGGGACCTGGCCCAGGCAGGGTTGCAGGCATAGGGCGGGCATCAGTGCCCAGCCTCCCGTGGGcgaggggctgcagggccagcTCCCCCAGGGTGCCAGCAGCTCAGGGTTGACGATGAACATCCTTGCAGCAAGCCAGGCATGACGTCGCCAGGGACTTGCTGAGCCTGCCCGACCAGGACCCGCTGGTGGGTGAGTGCCTGTCAGGGTGCAGGGGGGGGATGCGGGCGCAGCCGCAGGCATCCTTCCCTGCCACAACCTTTCCACCCCAGCTGCCAAACCGGAGGCCACCAAGTCCCGGCTGGAGCGTGACGCCTGGCTGACggagaagatggagaaggcCAAGGCTGCGGTGCAGTGCTCCTGCCTCTGGGTGAGCTGAAAACCCATCTCTGGtagaagctggggctgctccagccccgggGAGCTGAGCCTTGTCTGCTCACCTTGGTCCATTGCAGGGTTATCTGCCCTCCTCTGTCCCCAGAGCCCCCCAGGGCCCCTCttgtgcaggcagggacagaactgctgtgctccacGACATGAACTTGCAGCGGTTCCTGTGGTTCCTGGTGCAGAAACCTCCCCAGGACCGCGGCCCAGATCCTGTACCCTGCAGGAGTGGCCTGGGCTGAGTCCATGTGCTCTCCCCCGGCCAGGACGTCCCCGgcaggctcctggcacagcagaaGTCCCTGGCGGCACTCGAACAGTACCTCAGAGGGcgccaggagaagcagcaggagctgaagaaggcactgaaggagctggagatgcaGCGGGATGAGCTGAAGTTTCGCCAGCCCGCAGACACAAGCAGGTGCTGCTGGGCTTCGGACAGCCATGCCAAAGGGGCCACCAGCCCTGGGGGCAGGGGGGCATGTGCATGGCAGGCGTCCCAACAGGGCACCCCTTCCTTTGTCACCCTGCGGCTGCCCACCCCTCCCGCACTGGGAGGGTTTCTGAGCAGagtgctgccccagctctggcGCTGGCAGAGCACCCAAAGAGGAGCCTTGCTCCTTGCCTGGCACGGGAAGtgggcccagcagcagcacggggttgagctgcaggcagcacctctgctctgcgcttggggcaggggagaacgtgggcagcagcttttgcaagaGCTCTGGGGCGTCTGCACCCCTGTGCACTTGTATGGATGTGACCGTGCTTGGCTCcagggggctggaggaggagctgagGACGAGGCTGCAGTGGGAGGAGGCTCGGCTGGCAGAGAGGCGAGCgcagctgctgaggagccaGGAGACGCTGCTGGAGTTTGCAAACGGACTCGACAGCCTCTGGGGCCGTCTGCGGGGCATCACCGTGCCTGGCCAGGTACCCGCACAAGGCCgggctgagcacagcccaggctctgctcGGTGCTGCAACGGCACCGTGTGGTGACGCTCGGTGCAGCAGCCATCACCCCGAGGGGCTCGCTTTCCCCACCGAGGCTGTTCTCTCTCTGACTCCAGGAGCATTCTGTCAAGGCCGTGGGAGCGCACGAGAAGctccagcagtgtgagcagaagctgcagtacCTGGTGCAGCGGGTGGCTCACCTGtccccctgcagccacagcgaGGATGATGAGGTGCCCgggggctccatccctgctgtggTCTCTGGGGACCCACACAGGCTTTCCCGGGTGGCCCAGCCCAAGCCGTCCTCCCAGCTGGAGGATGGAGGTGCTCGAGGGAGGAGCCACGGAGCAGCTCAGGCCCCAGTGGCCCTGGGCTCTGTGGGCTGTTCCCTACCAGGGGTACATGGAGCTTGGGCACCCCTTTGGCTGGAACACCCGCCTCCCCTTCAGCTATGAACACAGCGTCTCTTTCACAGACTTTTGTGAAGGTCAGACAGTTGCTGGAGAAAACCCTCATGAACGAGCCGCAGAACCAGAAGGTTTCCTTGGAGGACGTGTGCATGAGGGTCCAAGGTAGGAAAGGGGACACATCCCACAGCAACTGCGCCAGGCATTTCTGGGCCTCCTTGCCCAcctcccagtgtcccagcagagcccaaCCCAGGAGTTGCTCCAGGCGCTGGGGCTGACCTCGGCTGTCTCCAGGGCTTTGAGCATGGTGCTGCTTTTATGTGTGGATGTGGGAGAGCGAAGGCAGGCGGTGGGCTGGGGAGCGTAGAACCACCGCAGGAGCAaggagggatgctgtggggcaagCGGGGAGACCCTCGTCGTCTTCAAAATCACTGGGCTGCGAATATTCTTCACAGGCAGTGCTTGGCTCTGCCAGTGGCCTCCTCCTGTGGGAGCTTCTGGTCCCTTACCACCTTTGCTTAACACAGCAGGACCCAGGCCTTTGTGGGAAGCCCCAGCAGGGTCGAGAGAGGCCCCAGCAGGTCCTGCAGGTCCCCCTGGGCTGCTGGTGTGGCACAGCCAATCGGCAGTGCCTGTCCTGAGGGCTCTCCACGATGCCAGCAGCCCTCCAAACTGTGCTGGCTCCTCCTGGggacacaggcacagcagaggcagccccgcagaccctccccagcccgcttctctgctctctcctgcagACGATTCTGATTTTGGGGACAACCAGAGCGGCCTTGTCCTCAGCAGAGAAGACATCAAGAAGCAAGGGCTGCGGCTgattgaaaggaagaagaaaagcaagaggaagtaGTGCTTGCTCCCTGAGAGCTGGGGATGCCCCAGCCCACCCCTTGTACCCTTTTCCTCTTCGATGTA
The Lathamus discolor isolate bLatDis1 chromosome 14, bLatDis1.hap1, whole genome shotgun sequence genome window above contains:
- the LOC136021849 gene encoding coiled-coil domain-containing protein 183-like, producing MCSLFFCPQHELTLSEACGAEQPLCNALASKTVEVAQEKLRAEIYGRVNTCNMLLYQVKQRSRAKEQLQRRLQQLQDVRMDEKQHQAQVVRTLESSIEKTQTKVHAGQKVTALYVAVRDALRKELAHLPLHLDVLSETAELQHGEVEDMELRASHGLRAARVAKEHKARMEAQFHAERELRARTLAARKVPVDRRWLKEAEERLLKAQARHDVARDLLSLPDQDPLVAAKPEATKSRLERDAWLTEKMEKAKAAVQCSCLWDVPGRLLAQQKSLAALEQYLRGRQEKQQELKKALKELEMQRDELKFRQPADTSRCCWASDSHAKGATSPGGRGACAWGLEEELRTRLQWEEARLAERRAQLLRSQETLLEFANGLDSLWGRLRGITVPGQEHSVKAVGAHEKLQQCEQKLQYLVQRVAHLSPCSHSEDDETFVKVRQLLEKTLMNEPQNQKVSLEDVCMRVQDDSDFGDNQSGLVLSREDIKKQGLRLIERKKKSKRK